The Glycine soja cultivar W05 unplaced genomic scaffold, ASM419377v2 tig00104886_1_pilon, whole genome shotgun sequence DNA window ACAAAGGGCGAAGAAATTAAGCTGTGCTAACATTGAAGTTCCATTAGAATTCGATATCCTTTTTACATCTAAGATCTAATTGCTGcttgatatattaatttaaaaccaagaaatatataataaagaagTAATTGTGTTTCTCATATTCAACTCTATTCCATTTTCTCATTTTGACGACAAGAGtttcctttaattttcttttcattcaaatAACTCTACCTTTTGAAACTTTCTTGCTTTCTAGACTTGGAACAGCGAATGAAAACAAAGGGCGTAGAAATTGTGCCGTACAAGTATAGTAACTACTTAAATCTTGCTGCTCTGTGTTCAATACAGCACAACTGGTAAACCATAATTCATATCTGAAAAATCCTAATGGGTGGTTACTTTGTCAAAATCTTGTTTGCATTGTTAGTGTGCTTTTTGCATACTGAAATATCCATTCTTGGATTGAACTCTACATCGGAGATCTCACGTGTGAAATGCATTGAAAGTGAGAGACAAGCCCTCCTCAACTTCAAACGTGGCCTTGTAAATGACTCTGGCATGCTCTCTACATGGAGGGATGATGAAAATAACAGAGATTGTTGCAAATGGAAAGGCCTTCAATGCAATAATGAAACAGGTCACGTCTACATGCTTGATCTTCATGGTCACTACCCACAAcgtttgtcaggtctaatcaaTATTTCTTCATTGATTGACttgcaaaatattgaatatttgaATCTTAGCAATAATGATTTTGAAGGGAGTTACATCCCAAAATTTATGGGCTCGTTCACCAACTTAAAATATCTTGATCTATCATGGTCGAGGTTTGGTGGGAGAATTCCTTATGAATTGGGGAATCTCTCAAAGTTGGAGTATCTTGATCTTAAATGGAATTCTCTTGATGGAGCAATACCTTCTCAACTAGGGAAGCTTACAAGTTTACAGCATCTAGATCTAAGCCTAAATTCTCTTAGTGGAGAAATCCCTTCTGAAGTAGGGGTGCTTACAAGCTTACAGCATCTAGATCTAAGTGGAAATTATCTTCGCGGAGAAATCCCTTCTGAAGTAGAGAAGCTTACAAGCTTACGACACTTAGATCTAAGCTTCAATTCTTTTCGTGGAGAAATCCATTCTGAAGTAGGGATGCTTACAAGCTTGCAACATCTAGATCTGAGAGGAAATTCTCTTCTTGGAGAAATCCCTTCTGAAGTAGGGAAGCTTACAGCCTTACGATATCTAGATCTAAGTTATAATGTGGCTATTCATGGAGAGATCCCTTATCACTTTAAAAACCTCTCACAACTGCAATATCTTTGTCTTGGAGGACTTAATCTTTCCGGGCCAATACCTTTCCGGGTTGGGAATCTTCCTATCTTGCATACTCTTAGACTTGAAGGCAATTTTGATCTTAAAATTAACGATGCACAGTGGctatcttctctctcttttttaacaACTCTTGGCCTGACATCATTGCATAATCTTGGCTCCTCTCGTTACTGGCAACAAATGATCGGTGAGCTTATAACAAACTTGAGAGAGTTGAGTCTAGTTGATTGTAATCTCACTGATGAAAGTGTTGTGCTATCTGCTTCCCTTCAAAATTCTTCATCTCCTCTTGTGACCCTTAACCTTAATGATAACTCGTTAGAAGGTCCAATACCTAATCTTTCAAATTTTACATCTTTGAGGACATTACATCTTTCCAATAATCGGTTAACTGGAGAAATACCTAAAAGCATTGGGTTGCTACATGAGTTGGAGTCTCTTCACCTACAGGATAATTACTTCGAGGGTGATATCAATGAATGGCATCCCACAAATTTGTCCAAATTGGAGGAGTTAGACTTAACAGACAACTCGTTGTCTCTAAAGTTTGGTACTACATGGGTTCCACCTTTCCAATTATATAATTTGGGACTAGCTTCTTGCAAGTTGGGTCCTAGTTTCCCAAGTTGGCTCCAAAATCAAAGTCACTTGGTCTTTCTAGATATCTCTGATGCTGGGATTGATGACTTTGTGCCAGACTGGTTTTGGAACAAGTTACAGTCTATGAGTTTGATGAATATGTCTTACAACAGTCTCAAAGGTACAATTCCGAATTTACCGATCAAGCTTACTGATGACAATAAACTTATAGTTCTAAATTCAAATCAACTTGAAGGTGAAATTCCTGCTTTTTTATCCCACGCTTATGCATTAGATTTTTCCAACAATAAGATTTCAGGCTTAAACACATTCTTGTGTGGAAAAAGAGCAAGTACAAACCT harbors:
- the LOC114404622 gene encoding receptor-like protein EIX1, whose product is MGGYFVKILFALLVCFLHTEISILGLNSTSEISRVKCIESERQALLNFKRGLVNDSGMLSTWRDDENNRDCCKWKGLQCNNETGHVYMLDLHGHYPQRLSGLINISSLIDLQNIEYLNLSNNDFEGSYIPKFMGSFTNLKYLDLSWSRFGGRIPYELGNLSKLEYLDLKWNSLDGAIPSQLGKLTSLQHLDLSLNSLSGEIPSEVGVLTSLQHLDLSGNYLRGEIPSEVEKLTSLRHLDLSFNSFRGEIHSEVGMLTSLQHLDLRGNSLLGEIPSEVGKLTALRYLDLSYNVAIHGEIPYHFKNLSQLQYLCLGGLNLSGPIPFRVGNLPILHTLRLEGNFDLKINDAQWLSSLSFLTTLGLTSLHNLGSSRYWQQMIGELITNLRELSLVDCNLTDESVVLSASLQNSSSPLVTLNLNDNSLEGPIPNLSNFTSLRTLHLSNNRLTGEIPKSIGLLHELESLHLQDNYFEGDINEWHPTNLSKLEELDLTDNSLSLKFGTTWVPPFQLYNLGLASCKLGPSFPSWLQNQSHLVFLDISDAGIDDFVPDWFWNKLQSMSLMNMSYNSLKGTIPNLPIKLTDDNKLIVLNSNQLEGEIPAFLSHAYALDFSNNKISGLNTFLCGKRASTNLHTLDLSSNRIMGQLPNCWEHLNTLEFLDLSNNKLSGKIPQSMGTLVNLEALVLRHNNFIGDLPFTLKNCTRLDILDLSENLLSGPIPSWIGQSLQQLQILSLRVNHFNGSVPVHLCYLRQIHILDLSRNNLSKGIPTCLRNFTAMMESRVITSQIVRGRRISSRSISPLIYDSNVLLMWKGQDHMYWNPENLLKSIDLSSNHLTGEVPKELGYLLGLVSLNLSRNNLHGQIPSEIGNLNSLEFLDLSRNHISGKIPSTLSKIDRLAVLDLSNNDLNGRIPWGRQLQTFDGSSFEGNTNLCGQQLNKSCPGDKPIGTPEGEAVAGEDEDSIFYGALYMSLGLGFFAGFWGLLGPILLWQPWRIAYLKFLNRLTDYILLMVEVNMAKCHMWFKG